A single genomic interval of Pyrus communis chromosome 7, drPyrComm1.1, whole genome shotgun sequence harbors:
- the LOC137739255 gene encoding profilin has protein sequence MSWQAYVDDHLMCDIDGHHLTAAAILGHDGSVWAQSSTFPKFKPEEITAIMKDFDEPGSLAPTGLHLGGTKYMVIQGEGGAVIRGKKGSGGVTVKKTGQALVFGIYEEPLTPGQCNMIVERLGDYLIDQGL, from the exons ATGTCGTGGCAGGCGTACGTCGACGATCACTTGATGTGCGACATCGACGGCCACCATCTGACAGCCGCGGCCATCCTCGGCCACGACGGTAGTGTGTGGGCCCAGAGCTCCACCTTCCCCAAG TTTAAGCCGGAAGAGATTACGGCGATAATGAAAGATTTTGATGAGCCAGGGTCTCTTGCCCCAACTGGATTACACCTTGGTGGGACAAAGTACATGGTTATTCAGGGCGAGGGTGGAGCTGTGATTCGTGGCAAGAAG GGCTCTGGTGGCGTAACTGTGAAGAAAACCGGCCAAGCTCTGGTTTTCGGTATATACGAGGAGCCCTTGACTCCAGGACAATGTAATATGATTGTGGAGAGGTTGGGAGACTACCTGATTGATCAAGGCCTATAA
- the LOC137739289 gene encoding acid phosphatase 1-like: protein MQRSLHSLKPARTMERLPGVLLFFLAIFFSTTQAYEPLRNHHIHLLRPKSGAGGSSVPGVSCLSWRLGVEVRNIINWKTVPAQCESYVGHYMLGHQYRKDSKAVTDVAWLYAKSLNLTKDGKNVWVFDIDETTLSNLPYYARHGFGTEVYNSTSFDEWVLEGTAPALPESLQLYKKLLKLGVKVVFITGRGEDQRSVTTTNLKNVGYRTWEKLVLKGSAYSGKTSYVYKSAEREKLEKSGFRIIGNIGDQWSDILGTSVGNRTFKLPDPLYYIS, encoded by the exons ATGCAACGAAGTCTCCACTCACTAAAACCCGCACGTACCATGGAAAGATTGCCAGGAGTATTACTCTTCTTTCTTGCCATATTTTTCTCAACAACTCAAGCTTATGAGCCACTTAGAAACCACCATATCCATCTCCTCAGGCCGAAATCTGGGGCGGGTGGCAGCAGCGTTCCCGGTGTGTCTTGCCTGAGTTGGCGTTTGGGGGTGGAAGTTAGGAACATTATCAACTGGAAGACTGTTCCGGCACAATGTGAAAGCTACGTTGGGCACTACATGCTTGGGCACCAGTACAGGAAGGACTCAAAAGCGGTCACTGATGTGGCTTGGCTCTATGCTAAGAGCCTCAATCTTACAAAGGATGGCAAGAACGTTTGGGTCTTTGATATAGATGAGACTACACTCTCTAATCTACCGTATTATGCTCGTCATGGATTCGG GACGGAGGTATACAATTCCACTTCATTCGATGAATGGGTGTTGGAAGGCACAGCCCCAGCTTTGCCCGAGAGTCTTCAGCTGTACAAGAAATTGTTGAAACTTGGAGTCAAGGTCGTGTTCATAACAGGTAGAGGAGAAGATCAGAGAAGTGTCACAACCACCAATCTCAAAAATGTCGGATATCGCACTTGGGAGAAGCTTGTCTTAAA GGGATCAGCTTATTCTGGGAAGACATCGTACGTGTATAAATCGGCAGAGAGGGAGAAGCTTGAGAAGAGTGGATTCAGAATAATTGGGAACATAGGCGATCAATGGAGCGATATATTGGGGACAAGTGTCGGCAACCGGACCTTCAAGTTGCCTGATCCACTCTACTACATCAGTTGA